A part of Halobacillus shinanisalinarum genomic DNA contains:
- a CDS encoding L-lactate permease: protein MSIGYLVLIALIPILSVFLFLVILRWPAKWAMPISLVITIITASFIWKVPANQVSASAIKGMFTALEVGLIVFGALLLLNTLKESGAIYTIRSGFTDITADRRIQAIIICWLFGSFLEGAAGWGSPATIVAPLLVAIGFPALGAVMVALMLQSTPVSYGAIGTPILIGVNTGLKDSEMVNQHVSEAGIGFMDYIVQIGGQVAIFHGIVGIFIPLFISAMLTRFFGKNKSIKEGLAVWKFALFAGVAFTIPYAVVANLLGPEFPSLIGGLVGMAIVIPAAKKGVFMPKQVWGFDKKENWETDWVGNLKIKEEEPQQKVSTFGAWFPYLLVAILLVITRLPSLPFSSWLKAWDISLPQLFGTGITVSTQPLNIPGVVFIVVSIIAAFLYRMKGSEYGIAVKDSFKTVLSAMVALIFTVPLVQIFINSDVNAAGFNSMPLVLAEGISELFGDYYPLVAPLIGAIGAFVAGSNTISNMMFSLFQFGVGDSIGVSPGTIVSLQAVGGAAGNMICVHNVVAASAAAGLMGKEGRLIRRLLIPMFFYVSFAGTLGYVYLNGFGFNVGTFLLIIVGGLIAAAIGKGMHFNKNSKDLDISA from the coding sequence CCAATCTCTCTAGTTATTACTATAATCACAGCAAGTTTCATATGGAAGGTACCTGCAAATCAAGTTAGTGCTTCTGCAATAAAAGGCATGTTTACTGCTCTAGAAGTGGGCTTAATTGTATTTGGAGCTTTGTTACTTTTGAATACATTGAAAGAAAGCGGGGCTATTTATACGATCCGGTCGGGATTCACGGATATAACGGCAGATAGGCGGATTCAAGCGATCATAATTTGCTGGTTATTTGGATCATTTCTAGAAGGTGCAGCCGGCTGGGGGAGTCCAGCAACTATAGTCGCTCCATTACTTGTTGCCATCGGTTTCCCGGCACTAGGGGCAGTAATGGTAGCTCTCATGCTTCAGTCCACACCTGTTTCTTATGGGGCCATTGGGACACCGATATTAATAGGCGTGAACACAGGTTTGAAAGATTCAGAAATGGTTAATCAACATGTAAGTGAAGCGGGTATTGGTTTTATGGATTACATTGTCCAAATAGGTGGCCAGGTAGCAATTTTTCACGGAATAGTGGGAATCTTTATCCCCCTGTTTATTTCAGCTATGTTAACTCGTTTCTTTGGTAAAAATAAATCTATTAAAGAAGGCCTAGCTGTCTGGAAGTTTGCCCTGTTTGCGGGGGTCGCCTTTACCATTCCTTATGCAGTTGTTGCCAATTTACTTGGACCTGAATTTCCTTCATTAATCGGTGGTTTAGTTGGAATGGCTATTGTTATTCCAGCCGCTAAAAAAGGAGTCTTTATGCCAAAACAGGTGTGGGGCTTTGATAAGAAGGAAAATTGGGAAACTGATTGGGTAGGAAATCTAAAAATAAAAGAAGAGGAACCACAGCAGAAAGTCAGCACATTTGGCGCTTGGTTTCCCTATTTGCTGGTAGCTATTCTGCTGGTCATTACACGATTACCTTCCTTACCGTTTAGTAGTTGGTTGAAAGCTTGGGATATATCCTTGCCACAACTATTTGGAACTGGTATTACTGTATCTACACAACCATTAAATATTCCCGGCGTCGTATTTATTGTGGTATCTATTATAGCCGCCTTCCTATACAGGATGAAAGGATCTGAATACGGTATCGCAGTGAAGGACTCCTTTAAAACGGTCCTTAGTGCCATGGTGGCCCTTATATTCACAGTTCCTTTAGTGCAAATATTCATTAATTCAGATGTGAATGCGGCTGGCTTCAACAGTATGCCTTTAGTGTTAGCAGAGGGAATATCAGAGTTATTTGGAGACTATTACCCACTTGTCGCTCCTCTAATTGGTGCAATTGGTGCTTTTGTTGCAGGGAGTAATACGATAAGCAATATGATGTTTTCGTTGTTCCAATTTGGTGTGGGAGATTCCATTGGGGTTTCTCCAGGGACAATTGTTTCCCTTCAGGCTGTTGGTGGCGCAGCTGGGAATATGATTTGTGTACATAATGTAGTTGCTGCCTCGGCAGCTGCTGGATTAATGGGGAAAGAAGGCAGATTGATTCGAAGGTTGCTAATACCAATGTTTTTCTATGTAAGCTTTGCTGGGACTCTAGGATACGTCTACCTTAATGGCTTTGGCTTTAATGTAGGTACTTTTCTCCTGATAATTGTGGGAGGCTTAATAGCTGCTGCTATTGGAAAAGGAATGCACTTTAACAAAAACTCTAAAGATTTAGATATATCGG